Proteins co-encoded in one Nicotiana sylvestris chromosome 7, ASM39365v2, whole genome shotgun sequence genomic window:
- the LOC138873300 gene encoding uncharacterized protein, translating to MSLLCLKSVPGVFIDYVSTQKGYIIYDIEAGKFIVSIDVIFKESVYPLKHPRSKFFVAHDCSSILSPLFPISDPPPSTTTDLNLILDDNLSPPVDPIAQSLSLSSPSPPPNPVSSPSFAVTHDPSALPTDSLLPRKYGRTLKPSISLIDYSHPYLPLASTSCLYPIHHFASYTHLPAHFKSFCTSFSVDTKSTSYSQTIKDDWWIKAMNLEIEALEQNHT from the coding sequence ATGTCTTTGTTATGCCTTAAATCTGTCCCTGGAGTCTTTATCGACTATGTTTCTACTCAGAAAGGATATATAATctatgatattgaagctggcaaaTTTATAGTTAGCATAGATGTTATTTTTAAAGAAAGTGTCTATCCTTTAAAACATCCCAGGAGTAAATTCTTTGTTGCTCATGATTGCTCTTCTATTCTTTCTCCCTTATTTCCCATATCTGATCCTCCGCCATCTACTACAACTGACCTGAATCTCATTCTCGATGACAATCTTTCACCTCCTGTTGATCCTATCGCTCAGTCTCTATCTCTTAGTTCACCTTCTCCGCCTCCTAATCCTgtttcttctccttcttttgcTGTTACACATGATCCATCTGCTCTACCCACAGATTCTTTGCTACCCAGAAAATATGGTAGAACACTTAAACCTTCAATTTCGCTGATTGATTACAGTCACCCTTATTTACCTTTAGCCTCTACTTCCTGCCTTTATCCCATTCACCACTTTGCCTCTTACACTCATCTTCCTGCTCATTTTAAATCCTTTTGTACTTCTTTTTCTGTAGACACAAAATCTACTTCTTACTCTCAAACCATTAAAGATGATTGGTGGATCAAGGCTATGAACCTTGAGATTGAAGCTTTAGAACAAAATCACACTTAA